One genomic segment of Mangifera indica cultivar Alphonso chromosome 6, CATAS_Mindica_2.1, whole genome shotgun sequence includes these proteins:
- the LOC123218528 gene encoding U2 small nuclear ribonucleoprotein B'' 2-like isoform X2: MQNFPFYDKPMRIQCAKTKSDCVTKADGSFVPREKKKQEEKAERKRHAEAQQSGMVNGAGTESNGGPVASFRNAGSQEAVAPNSILFIQNLPREITGFMLEMLFQQYPGFREVRMIEAKPGIAFVEFEDDVQALQGFEITPQNPMAITFVKK; the protein is encoded by the exons ATGCAAAATTTCCCCTTTTATGATAAGCCTATG AGAATACAATGTGCAAAAACAAAGTCAGACTGTGTCACTAAGGCAGACGGAAGCTTTGTTccaagagagaaaaagaagcaagaagaaaagG CTGAACGAAAGAGACATGCAGAAGCACAGCAATCTGGTATGGTTAATGGTGCAGGCACTGAAAGTAATGGTGGCCCAGtt GCTTCTTTCAGAAATGCAGGTTCACAAGAAGCTGTTGCTCCAAATAGTATACTCTTCATACAAAATTTGCCTCGCGAAATCACTGGCTTCATGCTTGAAATGCTCTTCCAGCAGTACCCAGGATTCAGAGAAGTCCGAATGATTGAAGCAAAGCCAGGTATTGCTTTTGTAGAGTTTGAAGACGATGTTCAGGCCCTACAGGGTTTTGAAATTACCCCTCAGAATCCCATGGCTATCACTTTTGTCAAGAAATGA
- the LOC123218528 gene encoding U2 small nuclear ribonucleoprotein B'' 2-like isoform X1: MWYGRILDVVALKTPKLRGQAWVVFSEVTAASNAARQMQNFPFYDKPMRIQCAKTKSDCVTKADGSFVPREKKKQEEKAERKRHAEAQQSGMVNGAGTESNGGPVASFRNAGSQEAVAPNSILFIQNLPREITGFMLEMLFQQYPGFREVRMIEAKPGIAFVEFEDDVQALQGFEITPQNPMAITFVKK, from the exons ATGTGG TATGGAAGGATTTTGGATGTTGTTGCTTTGAAGACACCTAAACTTCGAGGACAAGCGTGGGTTGTGTTTAGTGAAGTAACAGCGGCAAGTAATGCAGCGCGGCAAATGCAAAATTTCCCCTTTTATGATAAGCCTATG AGAATACAATGTGCAAAAACAAAGTCAGACTGTGTCACTAAGGCAGACGGAAGCTTTGTTccaagagagaaaaagaagcaagaagaaaagG CTGAACGAAAGAGACATGCAGAAGCACAGCAATCTGGTATGGTTAATGGTGCAGGCACTGAAAGTAATGGTGGCCCAGtt GCTTCTTTCAGAAATGCAGGTTCACAAGAAGCTGTTGCTCCAAATAGTATACTCTTCATACAAAATTTGCCTCGCGAAATCACTGGCTTCATGCTTGAAATGCTCTTCCAGCAGTACCCAGGATTCAGAGAAGTCCGAATGATTGAAGCAAAGCCAGGTATTGCTTTTGTAGAGTTTGAAGACGATGTTCAGGCCCTACAGGGTTTTGAAATTACCCCTCAGAATCCCATGGCTATCACTTTTGTCAAGAAATGA
- the LOC123219341 gene encoding probable WRKY transcription factor 25: protein MASSSGSLDTIANSSNFTFSTHPFMSTTSFTDLLASPNPPDHENDYELINGRGLADRNSSGVPKFKSIQPPSLPISPPSIFSPSSFFAIPPGLSPAELLDSPVLLNTSNTLPSPTTGTFPSQAFNWKTNSGNNQQNVKKEDKSFSDFSFQTETKPNSTMFQSSTITVTTAPTQQQQQWSYQESTKQRFSPEIATLQTNSNQSNNGFQSEYGNYQQQSQGQSIRESRKSDDGYNWRKYGQKQVKGSENPRSYYKCTYPSCPTKKKVERSLDGQITEIVYKGSHNHPKPQSTRRSSSSSVSSNAVPLSGEVPDQSFATYGSGQMDSVATPENSSISVGDDDFDRVSQKSKSGGDEFEEDEPEAKRWKTEVENEGISAPGSRTVREPRVVVQTTSDIDILDDGYRWRKYGQKVVKGNPNPRSYYKCTHPGCPVRKHVERASHDLRAVITTYEGKHNHDVPAARGSGSRALPENNNNNNNTNAAMPIRVPTVNHHTNNSINNPLRNLRQPSSEGQPPFTLEMLQTPGSFGFSGFGNFMNEAQATDNLMSRAKDEPRDDMFYESLLYQNL, encoded by the exons ATGGCGTCGTCTTCGGGTAGCTTGGATACGATTGCCAATTCTTCCAACTTCACTTTCTCCACTCATCCTTTCATGTCCACCACTTCTTTTACTGATCTTCTCGCCTCCCCCAATCCTCCTGATCATGAGAATGATTATGAACTCATTAACGGTCGTGGCTTAGCCGATAGAAATAGCTCTGGTGTCCCTAAATTCAAGTCTATTCAGCCTCCTTCTCTGCCCATCTCTCCCCCTTCCATTTTCTCTCCCTCTTCTTTCTTCGCCATCCCTCCTGGCCTCAGCCCTGCCGAGCTCTTGGACTCCCCCGTCTTGTTAAACACATCTAAC ACTTTGCCATCTCCAACAACTGGAACATTCCCTTCTCAAGCCTTCAATTGGAAGACCAATTCTGGAAACAATCAGCAAAATGtcaaaaaagaagacaaaagcTTCTCTGATTTCTCTTTCCAGACCGAAACAAAACCTAATTCAACCATGTTTCAATCTTCTACAATCACTGTTACAACT GCACcaacacaacaacaacaacaatggaGCTACCAAGAATCAACAAAGCAGAGGTTTTCCCCTGAGATTGCAACTCTTCAAACCAACAGCAATCAAAGCAATAATGGGTTCCAATCAGAATATGGAAACTACCAACAGCAGAGCCAGGGTCAGTCCATTAGAGAGAGCAGAAAATCTGATGATGGATATAATTGGAGAAAATATGGGCAAAAACAAGTGAAAGGAAGTGAAAATCCAAGAAGTTACTACAAGTGTACTTATCCCAGTTGTCCAACAAAGAAGAAAGTTGAGAGATCTTTAGATGGACAAATAACTGAGATTGTTTACAAGGGCAGTCACAATCATCCAAAGCCTCAATCGACACGGCGATCATCTTCTTCATCGGTTAGTTCTAATGCAGTTCCGCTTTCCGGTGAAGTCCCGGATCAGTCATTTGCCACATACGGCAGTGGACAAATGGATTCTGTGGCAACCCCGGAGAATTCTTCCATATCGGTCGGGGATGATGATTTCGACCGGGTATCACAGAAGAGTAAATCCGGAGGAGATGAGTTTGAAGAAGATGAACCTGAGGCCAAAAGATG GAAAACTGAGGTCGAAAATGAAGGCATTTCAGCTCCTGGAAGTAGAACAGTGAGAGAGCCTAGAGTTGTGGTTCAAACAACAAGTGACATTGATATTCTAGATGATGGATACAGATGGAGGAAATATGGACAAAAAGTTGTCAAAGGAAATCCAAATCCAAG GAGCTACTACAAGTGTACACATCCAGGATGTCCAGTGAGAAAGCACGTTGAGAGAGCATCTCATGATCTGAGAGCAGTGATCACAACCTATGAGGGGAAACACAACCACGACGTTCCCGCAGCTCGTGGCAGCGGCAGTCGGGCATTGCCAgaaaacaataacaacaacaataacacCAATGCTGCCATGCCGATAAGGGTTCCAACTGTGAACCATCACACTAATAACTCCATCAACAACCCTCTACGCAATTTGAGGCAACCATCATCGGAAGGCCAACCACCCTTCACCCTGGAAATGTTGCAAACCCCCGGGAGTTTCGGATTTTCAGGGTTCGGAAATTTCATGAATGAGGCACAAGCTACCGACAATTTGATGTCAAGAGCCAAGGATGAGCCAAGGGATGACATGTTCTACGAGTCATTGCTATACcaaaatttgtga
- the LOC123218528 gene encoding U2 small nuclear ribonucleoprotein B'' 2-like isoform X3: MHPSRIQCAKTKSDCVTKADGSFVPREKKKQEEKAERKRHAEAQQSGMVNGAGTESNGGPVASFRNAGSQEAVAPNSILFIQNLPREITGFMLEMLFQQYPGFREVRMIEAKPGIAFVEFEDDVQALQGFEITPQNPMAITFVKK, encoded by the exons ATGCATCCATCT AGAATACAATGTGCAAAAACAAAGTCAGACTGTGTCACTAAGGCAGACGGAAGCTTTGTTccaagagagaaaaagaagcaagaagaaaagG CTGAACGAAAGAGACATGCAGAAGCACAGCAATCTGGTATGGTTAATGGTGCAGGCACTGAAAGTAATGGTGGCCCAGtt GCTTCTTTCAGAAATGCAGGTTCACAAGAAGCTGTTGCTCCAAATAGTATACTCTTCATACAAAATTTGCCTCGCGAAATCACTGGCTTCATGCTTGAAATGCTCTTCCAGCAGTACCCAGGATTCAGAGAAGTCCGAATGATTGAAGCAAAGCCAGGTATTGCTTTTGTAGAGTTTGAAGACGATGTTCAGGCCCTACAGGGTTTTGAAATTACCCCTCAGAATCCCATGGCTATCACTTTTGTCAAGAAATGA